One Cryptomeria japonica chromosome 9, Sugi_1.0, whole genome shotgun sequence genomic window carries:
- the LOC131057800 gene encoding pentatricopeptide repeat-containing protein At4g30700-like gives MAIQRISLLSRPLLSGMIQMQEINGHKTPLKALCKQGHLKNALHILHTTYNSPVGSCTHLQLLQIFMPKNALSEVKKIHSHINERGFSSAARIFLQNTLINMYAKCGSVVGACGVFESMTERDIFSWNMMIAAYQRHGFPQEALTFFRQMQLSAIQPDKFTFATILPSCAKLGALEQGMEIHQRIMESRFLSDVVLVNALIDMYAKCKSIHNARELFDKMPQRDAVSWNAIISGYAQNELVEKSLEIFQQMQVKVAKPDSTTFSSIVSACAKLGFLEYGMEIHRTIAESGFLSDVKVANSLITMYGKCGSLQKAEELFGQMSQRSAVSWNALISGYAQNGLTEKALEVFTQMQLEGVKLNSATLASILQACAKIGAVEEGMEVHRRTVESGFLLHDIVVTALMDMYAKCGSVQKSHKLFRKIRQQDVVSWTTIITGYTQNGFVEKSLQIFKQMQLGGIKPNSTTFASILPAYSKMGALEQGMEIHQKVIENGFLSDIVVVTTLINMYAKCGSIQKARDLFEETPQVNLVSWNTLIVGYAQNGLVEEALEIFKQMQLADAKPDSSTLANILPVCGKLGALGQGMEIHQRIIKSRCLSDVVLVTALIDMYAKCGNIMEARKLFDKLHNPNSVSWTVMIAGYAMHGYCKEAIKLFELIKHSTTNPGHIDFVCVLYACSHAGLVDEGCNYFNEMSNSYSITPTMDHYVCIIDLLGRAGYLGEALNFIIKMPIQPEVVVWMCLVGSCRSHKNVNIGEFVATLLFELDLRTAAPYVLLSNIYAEVGRWVDVQKVRKIMKDRETIKIPGCSWIEVNKMVHAFCVGDRSHPQTHEIYAMLEKLSWEMKGAGYIPNKKSVLNDVEEEEKELFICHHSEKLAIAYGLLKMPPGTTIRVVKNLRVCGDCHMATKFICKITAREIVVRDANRFHHFKNGQCSCGDYW, from the coding sequence ATGGCAATCCAGAGAATATCACTACTATCTAGGCCATTACTGTCCGGGATGATTCAGATGCAAGAAATaaatggccacaaaactcctctCAAGGCCCTCTGTAAGCAGGGTCACTTGAAGAATGCTCTACACATCTTGCATACTACATATAATTCTCCTGTAGGTTCTTGTACACACCTTCAACTATTGCAGATTTTCATGCCTAAGAATGCCCTTTCAGAGGTTAAGAAAATTCACTCTCACATCAATGAAAGGGGATTTTCATCTGCTGCCCGCATTTTTTTACAAAATACCCTTATCAATATGTATGCCAAGTGTGGAAGTGTAGTGGGTGCTTGCGGAGTTTTCGAAAGCATGACTGAACGAGACATCTTCTCATGGAATATGATGATTGCAGCTTACCAGAGACATGGGTTTCCTCAAGAGGCATTGACATTTTTTCGTCAAATGCAACTGTCAGCTATCCAACCTGATAAATTTACCTTTGCTACCATTCTTCCATCATGTGCGAAATTGGGAGCTTTAGAACAGGGTATGGAGATTCATCAAAGGATAATGGAGAGCAgatttttgtcagatgttgtactTGTGAATGCCTTgattgacatgtatgcaaaatgcaaAAGCATACACAATGCACGCGaattatttgacaaaatgcctcaacgaGATGCTGTCTCGTGGAATGCAATCATTagtggatatgcacaaaatgagcTTGTTGAAAAATCCCTGGAGATTTTTCAGCAAATGCAAGTGAAGGTTGCAAAGCCAGACTCAACAACCTTTTCTAGCATCGTTTCAGCTTGTGCCAAGCTTGGATTTTTGGAATATGGTATGGAAATCCATCGAACAATAGCAGAAAGTGGGTTTTTGTCGGATGTTAAAGTTGCAAATAGCTTGATAACCATGTATGGAAAGTGTGGAAGCTTACAGAAGGCAGAGGAACTGTTTGGTCAGATGTCTCAACGAAGTGCAGTCTCATGGAATGCACTCATTagtggatatgcacaaaatggtctTACTGAAAAGGCCTTGGAGGTTTTTACGCAAATGCAATTGGAAGGTGTAAAACTGAACTCAGCAACCTTGGCCAGCATACTCCAAGCTTGCGCCAAAATTGGAGCTGTGGAAGAAGGTATGGAGGTCCATCGAAGAACAGTGGAAAGCGGATTTTTGTTACATGACATTGTTGTGACTGCTCTGatggacatgtatgcaaaatgtggaagcgtgCAGAAATCACACAAACTGTTTCGAAAAATTCGTCAACAAGATGTGGTCTCATGGACTACAATTATTACTGGATATACACAAAACGGTTTTGTTGAAAAATCGTTGCAGATTTTTAAACAAATGCAGTTGGGAGGTATAAAGCCAAACTCAACCACGTTTGCCAGCATTCTCCCAGCATATtcgaaaatgggagctttagaacagggTATGGAAATCCACCAAAAAGTAATTGAAAACGGATTTTTGTCAGATATAGTGGTGGTAACTACCCTGATcaacatgtatgcaaaatgcggAAGCATACAAAAGGCACGTGATTTGTTTGAGGAAACACCTCAAGTTAATCTGGTTTCATGGAATACACTGATTGTGGGTTATGCGCAAAATGGTCTTGTTGAAGAAGCGTTGGAGATTTTTAAACAAATGCAATTAGCAGATGCAAAGCCAGATTCATCAACTTTAGCCAACATCCTTCCAGTTTGTGGCAAGCTTGGTGCTTTGGGACAGGGTATGGAGATACATCAAAGAATAATCAAAAGCAGATGTTTATCGGATGTTGTACTCGTGACTGCCctaatagacatgtatgcaaaatgtggaaacataatGGAGGCACGCAAATTGTTTGACAAACTGCACAATCCAAACTCAGTCTCATGGACTgtgatgattgcaggatatgcaatgCATGGATATTGCAAGGAGGCGATCAAACTCTTTGAACTAATAAAGCATTCTACAACCAATCCTGGCCATATAGACTTTGTTTGTGTTTTATATGCATGCAGCCATGCAGGTCTAGTTGACGAGGGCTGTAATTACTTTAATGAAATGAGCAACTCTTATTCCATTACACCTACAATGGATCATTATGTATGCATTATTGATCTTCTTGGCCGTGCTGGCTATCTTGGTGAAGCCTTAAACTTTATCATTAAAATGCCCATACAACCTGAAGTGGTTGTGTGGATGTGTTTAGTTGGTTCTTGTAGATCACATAAGAATGTAAATATAGGAGAATTTGTGGCAACACTTCTTTTTGAGTTGGATCTTAGAACTGCTGCACCTTATGTCCTTTTGTCAAACATTTATGCAGAAGTGGGTAGGTGGGTTGACGTTCAGAAGGtaagaaaaataatgaaagataGAGAAACTATAAAGATAcctggatgtagttggattgaagtAAATAAAATGGTACATGCTTTTTGTGTAGGAGACAGATCACATCCACAGACACATGAGATTTATGCAATGCTGGAGAAATTGTCTTGGGAGATGAAGGGAGCAGGTTATATTCCAAATAAAAAATCAGTATTAAATGATGTGGAGGAGGAGGAGAAAGAATTATTCATCTGTCACCATAGTGAGAAGTTAGCAATTGCATATGGGTTGTTAAAAATGCCCCCCGGAACAACTATTAGAGTTGTCAAGAATCTTCGAGTATGTGGTGACTGCCACATGGCTACCAAGTTTATTTGTAAGATTACTGCAAGAGAAATTGTTGTGAGAGATGCAAACCGGTTTCATCATTTTAAAAATGGGCAATGTTCTTGTGGAGATTATTGGTGA